One segment of Pempheris klunzingeri isolate RE-2024b chromosome 20, fPemKlu1.hap1, whole genome shotgun sequence DNA contains the following:
- the arhgap27 gene encoding rho GTPase-activating protein 27 codes for MELVSVQFGFEYTAKDGRLVSIKPNESYVLVSKTNEHWWHVRKDQHSRPFYVPAQYVKELPALPEDFPAPDKLDSPECAVNSGPVEMAHVTTRVAVVRASTQGGSRGTCRFSTFGFCEEVPDVKPCEIQREGQSTSSFAHSLVNIETHKSTGGFLSPSAALRPDDGLQLYAKPHPAPKLRNRQQQPLRDDKVDQRQTFLLGEDTDFPSPPDLPIYDTIPELNIPEFDPVSEPPVPVASDDKLFFEQRSLSPTAASTSSTDAPPTEQVENENLRSDLYVNVAQLRQSISESPPSAPSSYSPSYLDPEGWEVHVDQESGQEYYYHPSTGRTTWDNPFLESPTDPEPCSPSPPQSPALSPFIASPTVWTSEWEQLVDETSGRPYFYNPMSGETSWEPPEQLSPYPPLMEPMSVHRFHEDGPPPLPEEDYPSEDYPAADQPNAYDELLAKGPPPTLPKEYTLSHVSRTIIPRANLDRSTPSGWNLTVEENGTWVFTSEYSPEQWIKSVDDHGQTYYYLRDGSKSQWNLPEAPVPPAQSRVENGVEADNMSVIKNWRHTMGPAQLSSAQDDVRFVPTHRRNTSDYSSDSSSTGNSPETQHNVQNLEKAGILNKTKVSENGKKVRKNWTQTWTVLLGGVLTFHKDPKSAATGASNKTNQIVPEVTVDLRGASIGWASKDKSSKKNVLELKGKNGVEFLIQYDTESIISDWHKVLMDTIRQLEYQDHHSDEDDGDVYEKIASTEREDKVGGGVDKRRLSRPSVTHSSSSAGDTDQKRVRTKLMKFLMKRPTLQSVKEKGYIRDSVFGCNLATLCAQERSTVPSFVEKCIKAVENRGLDIDGLYRVSGNLAVIQKLRFKADHEELDLEDGQWEDVHVITGALKLFFRELPEPLFPFSHFNDFITAIRIPDYCAKLSCIHELVRTLPSCNHDTMKLLFGHLCRVIRYGENNRMTPQNVAIVFGPTLLRPEMESSNITMHMIFQNQIVEFILNEYERIFFSS; via the exons ATGGAGCTCGTGTCCGTGCAGTTTGGCTTTGAGTACACGGCGAAGGACGGCCGCCTCGTGTCCATCAAGCCTAATGAAAGTTACGTCCTGGTCTCCAAGACCAATGAGCACTGGTGGCACGTCCGCAAAGACCAGCACAGCAGACCCTTTTATGTGCCCGCACAGTATGTGAAGGAGCTGCCGGCGCTCCCTGAAGACTTCCCCGCTCCTGATAAGCTGGATTCACCTGAGTGTGCGGTTAACAGCGGCCCAGTGGAAATGGCTCATGTAACCACACGGGTGGCGGTGGTCCGTGCGTCCACTCAGGGTGGATCAAGAGGGACCTGCCGGTTCTCCACTTTTGGTTTCTGTGAGGAAGTACCAGATGTGAAGCCATGTGAGATTCAGAGGGAAGGACAGAGCACCAGCAGCTTTGCACACTCACTGGTTAATATAGAAACACACAAGTCCACAGGAGGGTTTTTGAGtccctcagcagctctgaggcCTGATGACGGCCTGCAGCTGTATGCAAAACCTCACCCTGCCCCGAAGCTGAGAAACAGACAACAACAGCCGCTGCGGGACGATAAAGTCGACCAGCGACAGACTTTTCTACTCGGAGAGGATACAGACTTTCCTTCGCCCCCTGATTTACCCATATATGACACCATACCAGAGCTGAACATCCCAGAGTTTGACCCAGTTTCTGAGCCACCTGTTCCTGTCGCTTCAGATGACAAATTATTCTTTGAGCAGCGGAGTTTGAGTCCGACTGCAGCATCAACTTCTTCTACAGATGCACCTCCTACTGAGCAG GTGGAGAATGAAAATCTCCGGTCAGACTTGTACGTCAATGTAGCACAACTTCGGCAAAGCATCTCTGAGTCTCCCCCCTCGGCCCCTTCGTCCTACTCTCCTTCCTATCTTGACCCAGAGGGATGGGAGGTGCACGTTGACCAAGAAAGTGGACAGGAGTACTACTACCACCCCTCCACGGGGCGCACCACCTGGGACAACCCCTTTCTAGAGTCTCCCACGGACCCTGAGCCTTGTTCCCCCTCACCTCCTCAGTCTCCTGCCCTCTCTCCATTCATCGCCTCCCCCACTGTGTGGACCTCAGAGTGGGAGCAGTTGGTGGATGAGACCAGCGGTCGCCCCTACTTCTACAACCCGATGTCTGGGGAGACATCCTGGGAGCCTCCAGAGCAGCTGAGCCCGTATCCCCCTCTGATGGAGCCTATGAGTGTGCACAGGTTTCACGAGGACGGGCCG CCTCCTCTGCCTGAGGAGGACTACCCCTCAGAGGATTACCCAGCCGCTGATCAACCAAATGCCTACGACGAGCTCCTCGCCAAGGgccctcctcccaccctccctaAAGAGTACACCCTCAGTCACGTGAGCCGGACCATCATCCCGAGGGCCAACCTGGACCGCAGCACCCCGTCTGGCTGGAACCTCACAGTGGAAGAAAACGGGACGTGGGTGTTCACTAGTGAATACTCTCCAGAGCAG TGGATCAAGTCTGTGGATGATCACGGCCAGACCTACTACTATCTGAGAGACGGCTCCAAGTCCCAGTGGAACCTGCCTGAG GCCCCTGTACCTCCTGCCCAGTCCAGGGTGGAGAATGGCGTCGAGGCAGACAATATGTCAGTCATCAAGAACTGGAGACACACCATGGGACCtgcacagctcagctcagcccAGGATGACGtg AGATTCGTCCCTACTCACAGGAGGAACACGTCAGACTACAGCAGTGACAGCTCCAGTACAGGAAACTCTCCGGAGACTCAGCATAAC gtgCAGAATTTAGAGAAAGCAGGAATcctcaacaaaacaaaagtgtctGAGAACGGCAAGAAAGTCAG GAAAAACTGGACCCAGACGTGGACGGTTCTTCTTGGAGGAGTGCTGACGTTCCACAAAGACCCAAAGTCTGCAGCAACAGGGGCCTCG AACAAGACCAATCAGATTGTACCGGAGGTCACGGTGGACCTGCGAGGAGCGTCGATTGGCTGGGCCTCAAAGGACAAATCCAGCAAAAAGAATGTTTTagag TTAAAAGGCAAGAACGGTGTGGAGTTTCTGATACAGTACGATACAGAAAGCATCATCAGTGACTGGCACAAAGTCTTGATGGACACCATTCGACAACTG GAGTACCAGGACCATCATTCAGACGAAGACGATGGAGACGTATACGAGAAGATCGCCAGCACAGAGCGAGAGGACAAGGTTGGAGGCGGCGTGGACAAAAGAAGAc TCTCCAGGCCGAGTGTCACACACTCATCGAGCTCTGCAGGAGACACGGACCAGAAGAGGGTTCGAACCAAGCTGATGAAGTTCCTCATGAAACGCCCCACGCTGCAGTCTGTCAAGGAGAAAGGCTACATCCGGG ACAGTGTGTTCGGCTGCAATCTGGCCACACTGTGTGCACAAGAGAGGAGCACAGTTCCCAGTTTTGTGGAGAAATGTATCAAAGCAGTGGAAAATAGAG GTTTAGACATCGATGGACTGTACAGAGTGAGCGGGAACCTCGCTGTCATTCAGAAACTACGCTTCAAGGCCGATCATG AGGAACTGGACCTTGAGGACGGCCAGTGGGAGGACGTTCACGTCATCACTGGAGCGCTCAAGCTGTTTTTCCGAGAGCTTCCTGAGCCGCTTTTTCCATTCAGCCACTTTAATGACTTCATCACAGCCATCA GGATTCCTGATTACTGCGCAAAACTGTCCTGCATTCATGAACTTGTTAGGACTCTTCCTTCATGCAATCATGATACCATGAAACTCCTTTTTGGACATTTATGCAG GGTCATTCGATACGGGGAGAACAATCGCATGACACCACAGAATGTGGCGATTGTGTTCGGCCCGACTCTGCTTCGACCCGAGATGGAGTCATCCAACATCACCATGCACATGATATTTCAGAACCAGATAGTGGAGTTCATTCTCAATGAGTATGAACGTATCTTCTTCTCCAGCTAA
- the mfsd13a gene encoding transmembrane protein 180, giving the protein MGRSVWGFWQGIFSTAVLYGSLALFTSILHNVFLLYYVQTFVSIYKIDKISFWVGETVFLIWNSVNDPLFGWLSDRPFLSSPQSGSQITTPEVVLKRLKALSTNGPLFALSFLAFWVAWASPGLQFLLCLCLYDGFLTMVDLHHSALLADLAVSATDRTRLNFHCSVFSALGSFSVFLSYSFWDKEDFYSFRLFCVTLAAFTILGFFVVSRLLQHRFQKEVLLRQDDALTLKELNVGHAPLTHPEKPVTVGQYFKQLSKHKNFMWFVSMNLIQVFHCHFNSNFFPLFLEHLLSDNISASTGSILLGISYIAPHLNNLYFLTLCQRYGVYQVIRWLFLLKLGLSVAMLLAGADHIYLLCIFIASNRVFTEGTCKLLKLVISDLVDEDFVINRRQQATSALLFGMVALMTKPGQTFAPLIGTWLLCVYTGYDIFERQPVKDSLVSVPDVASGSGTPPLRLGCFYMLVFVPITCALLQLAAWSRFTLHGRKLQGIKTLRQGAQHGHLIDVKAI; this is encoded by the exons ATGGGCAGGAGCGTCTGGGGCTTCTGGCAAGGCATCTTCTCTACTGCAGTGCTCTATGGGTCTCTGGCCTTGTTTACCTCCATCCTCCACAATGTGTTCCTCCTTTACTACGTACAGACATTTGTGTCCATCTACAAGATCGATAAAATCTCCTTCTGGGTGGGAGAG ACGGTGTTCCTTATATGGAACAGTGTTAACGATCCTCTTTTCGGCTGGCTGAGTGATCGCCCCTTCCTCAGCTCTCCTCA GTCAGGCTCTCAGATCACAACTCCAGAGGTGGTGCTGAAGCGCTTGAAGGCCCTCTCCACAAATGGGCCTCTCTTCGCGCTGTCCTTCCTGGCCTTCTGGGTGGCGTGGGCCAGCCCAGGACTGCAGTTCCtgctgtgcctgtgtctgtacGATGGTTTTCTCACTATGGTGGACCTGCACCACAGCGCCCTGCTGGCCGACCTCGCTGTGTCCGCCACCGATCGCACGCGCCTCAACTTCCACTGCTCTGTGTTCAGCGCTTTGGGCTcattctctgtgtttctgtcttacTCATTCTGGGACAAGGAGGATTTCTACTCCTTCCGCCTCTTCTGTGTGACTCTAGCAGCTTTTACCATCTTGGGCTTTTTCGTAGTGTCTCGGTTGCTTCAGCATCGTTTCCAAAAGGAAGTCCTTCTGAGACAGGATGATGCTCTGACACTCAAAGA GCTGAATGTTGGCCATGCTCCACTTACCCACCCAGAAAAACCTGTCACAGTTGGACAGTACTTCAAGCAGCTCTCTAAGCACAAGAACTTCATGTGGTTTGTGTCTATGAACCTCATTCAG GTGTTTCACTGCCATTTCAACAGCAacttcttccctcttttcctgGAACATCTCCTGTCTGACAATATTTCTGCCTCTACAGGTTCAATCTTACTCG GCATCTCTTACATTGCCCCCCACCTGAACAACTTGTATTTCCTGACACTCTGCCAGCGTTACGGGGTTTACCAGGTTATCCGCTGGCTATTTTTGCTCAAACTGGGACTTAGTGTGGCTATGCTGCTGGCAGGGGCTGACCACATTTATCTGCTGTGCATCTTCATTGCTAG TAACCGGGTGTTTACAGAGGGGACGTGCAAGCTGCTCAAACTGGTTATCTCTGATCTGGTGGACGAGGACTTTGTGATCAATCGACGGCAGCAGGCCACCTCTGCGCTCCTCTTCGGGATGGTTGCCTTGATGACCAAACCTGGCCAGACATTCGCCCCGCTCATAGGCAcctggctgctgtgtgtttacacag gttATGATATATTTGAGAGGCAGCCTGTGAAGGACTCCCTGGTTTCCGTGCCTGACGTTGCTTCTGGCTCAGGGACTCCACCTCTACGCCTGGGCTGCTTCTACATGTTGGTGTTTGTGCCTATCACCTGTGCCCTGCTCCAGCTGGCCGCCTGGTCACGCTTCACGCTTCACGGCCGCAAGCTGCAAGGGATCAAGACCCTAAGGCAAGGGGCCCAGCACGGCCACCTTATCGATGTCAAGGCCATATGA